The following proteins are co-located in the Sandaracinaceae bacterium genome:
- a CDS encoding dienelactone hydrolase family protein codes for MIRLLLAFCLLAACGSPADPDGGVARDAGLADAGLADAGALPEPATDYFARGPHPVGNVRVLLTDATRGRALPTELWYPAAEAARDDAERGQPLGAFEMEPPRADTLAGLIADADPSCLRATTRSAPAPEPAASPGRWPVVVFSHCHVCTRFDLAQVAERLASFGIAVAAPDHEENTLWDHLEGSAAEVGSEFLEVRVADVRFVLDALLDDGLEALPEGLRGRFDPERAAVMGHSFGAATAGIAAARDARFRAGLAVAAPLTALGGGVTAGDITTPFAFVLAMEDNSITEAGNRLIRNEHRRLGAPSLLVEVEDAGHWSFSDHAGLVDLFAAGCGEGERQTSPGEAFTYLDNATARDVAAGVAAAFFGRHLLDDPGGLTPILRGHPSGVTTASLRE; via the coding sequence GTGATTCGACTTCTGCTCGCCTTCTGCCTGCTCGCCGCCTGCGGGTCTCCCGCCGATCCCGACGGCGGGGTCGCGCGCGACGCCGGCCTCGCGGACGCGGGCCTCGCCGACGCGGGCGCCCTGCCCGAGCCGGCGACGGACTACTTCGCGCGGGGGCCCCACCCGGTCGGGAACGTGCGCGTGCTCCTGACCGACGCGACGCGCGGGCGCGCCCTGCCGACGGAGCTCTGGTACCCCGCGGCGGAGGCGGCGAGGGACGACGCGGAGCGCGGGCAGCCGCTTGGCGCGTTCGAGATGGAGCCGCCTCGCGCGGACACCCTCGCCGGGCTGATCGCCGACGCGGATCCGAGCTGCCTCCGCGCGACGACGCGATCGGCCCCCGCGCCCGAGCCGGCCGCCAGCCCGGGCCGCTGGCCGGTCGTGGTCTTCTCGCACTGCCACGTGTGCACGCGCTTCGACCTCGCCCAGGTCGCGGAGCGGCTCGCGAGCTTCGGGATCGCGGTCGCGGCGCCGGATCACGAGGAGAACACCCTCTGGGATCACCTCGAAGGGAGCGCGGCGGAGGTGGGGAGCGAGTTCCTGGAGGTGCGCGTGGCGGACGTGCGCTTCGTGCTCGACGCGCTCCTCGACGACGGCCTCGAGGCGCTGCCCGAGGGGCTGCGCGGCCGCTTCGACCCCGAGCGCGCGGCCGTCATGGGGCACAGCTTCGGCGCGGCGACGGCGGGGATCGCGGCCGCGCGGGACGCTCGATTCCGCGCGGGCCTGGCGGTGGCCGCGCCGCTGACCGCGCTCGGGGGCGGGGTGACCGCGGGTGACATCACCACCCCGTTCGCCTTCGTGCTGGCGATGGAAGACAACAGCATCACCGAGGCCGGCAACCGCCTCATCCGCAACGAGCACCGTCGCCTCGGCGCGCCGAGCCTGCTCGTGGAGGTCGAGGACGCCGGCCACTGGAGCTTCTCCGACCACGCGGGCCTGGTCGACCTCTTCGCCGCGGGCTGCGGCGAGGGCGAGCGGCAGACCTCGCCGGGCGAGGCGTTCACGTACCTCGACAACGCGACCGCGCGGGACGTCGCGGCCGGGGTGGCCGCCGCCTTCTTCGGGCGCCACCTCCTGGACGACCCGGGCGGCCTCACGCCCATCCTCCGCGGGCACCCGTCCGGCGTCACCACGGCGTCCCTGCGGGAGTGA